The following are from one region of the Nicotiana tabacum cultivar K326 chromosome 3, ASM71507v2, whole genome shotgun sequence genome:
- the LOC107826193 gene encoding putative prolyl 4-hydroxylase 9 isoform X1 yields MKSRGKLLGQRWWSLGLPSVFLLCLFFFLVGLFGSTLISQQDVQLGSLRSRSRVLESVEQLDTLPNGETGEHSLTSIPFQVLSWFPRALYFPNFATEEQCQGIIKMAKAELKPSALALRKGETAENTKGIRTSSGMFISSSEDKTGILDLIEEKIARATMIPRTHGEAFNVLRYEIGQSYHSHYDAFDPSQYGPQKSQRVASFLLYLSDVEEGGETMFPFENAQNMDANYDFRKCIGLKVKPRRGDGLLFYSLFPNDISSRELSSNQRRKMGCYKVDQGSGT; encoded by the exons ATGAAGAGCAGAGGCAAATTACTGGGACAAAGATGGTGGAGCTTAGGGTTACCTTCGGTTTTTctcctttgtcttttcttcttcctcgtcgGTTTATTCGGTTCTACTCTCATCTCTCAGCAG GATGTACAACTAGGTAGTTTACGATCGAGGTCGAGGGTGCTTGAATCTGTGGAACAACTTGATACTTTGCCCAATGGCGAAACTGGAGAACATTCCCTCACTTCCATACCCTTTCAG GTTTTAAGCTGGTTCCCGCGTGCATTATACTTTCCCAATTTTGCAACTGAAGAACAATGCCAAGGCATTATTAAGATGGCAAAGGCAGAGCTGAAACCATCAGCTTTGGCTCTCCGCAAAGGAGAAACAGCAGAGAATACCAAAGGAATTAGAACAAG TTCTGGTATGTTTATCAGTTCATCTGAAGACAAAACAGGAATTTTGGACCTCATTGAGGAGAAAATTGCAAGGGCGACTATGATCCCCAGGACACATGGAGAG GCATTTAATGTGTTGCGGTACGAAATCGGCCAAAGTTACCATTCACATTATGATGCATTTGATCCTTCTCAATATGGTCCTCAGAAGAGCCAAAGG GTTGCATCCTTTTTATTGTATTTATCTGATGTGGAAGAAGGTGGAGAAACCATGTTTCCTTTTGAG AACGCACAGAACATGGATGCTAATTATGACTTCCGCAAGTGTATTGGTTTGAAAGTGAAGCCGCGTAGAGGGGATGGACTACTGTTCTACTCACTGTTTCCAAATG ACATCTCTTCACGGGAGCTGTCCAGTAATCAGAGGCGAAAAATGGGTTGCTACAAAGTGGATCAGGGATCAGGAACTTGA
- the LOC107826193 gene encoding probable prolyl 4-hydroxylase 9 has product MKSRGKLLGQRWWSLGLPSVFLLCLFFFLVGLFGSTLISQQDVQLGSLRSRSRVLESVEQLDTLPNGETGEHSLTSIPFQVLSWFPRALYFPNFATEEQCQGIIKMAKAELKPSALALRKGETAENTKGIRTSSGMFISSSEDKTGILDLIEEKIARATMIPRTHGEAFNVLRYEIGQSYHSHYDAFDPSQYGPQKSQRVASFLLYLSDVEEGGETMFPFENAQNMDANYDFRKCIGLKVKPRRGDGLLFYSLFPNGTIDPTSLHGSCPVIRGEKWVATKWIRDQELDE; this is encoded by the exons ATGAAGAGCAGAGGCAAATTACTGGGACAAAGATGGTGGAGCTTAGGGTTACCTTCGGTTTTTctcctttgtcttttcttcttcctcgtcgGTTTATTCGGTTCTACTCTCATCTCTCAGCAG GATGTACAACTAGGTAGTTTACGATCGAGGTCGAGGGTGCTTGAATCTGTGGAACAACTTGATACTTTGCCCAATGGCGAAACTGGAGAACATTCCCTCACTTCCATACCCTTTCAG GTTTTAAGCTGGTTCCCGCGTGCATTATACTTTCCCAATTTTGCAACTGAAGAACAATGCCAAGGCATTATTAAGATGGCAAAGGCAGAGCTGAAACCATCAGCTTTGGCTCTCCGCAAAGGAGAAACAGCAGAGAATACCAAAGGAATTAGAACAAG TTCTGGTATGTTTATCAGTTCATCTGAAGACAAAACAGGAATTTTGGACCTCATTGAGGAGAAAATTGCAAGGGCGACTATGATCCCCAGGACACATGGAGAG GCATTTAATGTGTTGCGGTACGAAATCGGCCAAAGTTACCATTCACATTATGATGCATTTGATCCTTCTCAATATGGTCCTCAGAAGAGCCAAAGG GTTGCATCCTTTTTATTGTATTTATCTGATGTGGAAGAAGGTGGAGAAACCATGTTTCCTTTTGAG AACGCACAGAACATGGATGCTAATTATGACTTCCGCAAGTGTATTGGTTTGAAAGTGAAGCCGCGTAGAGGGGATGGACTACTGTTCTACTCACTGTTTCCAAATGGTACAATTGATCCA ACATCTCTTCACGGGAGCTGTCCAGTAATCAGAGGCGAAAAATGGGTTGCTACAAAGTGGATCAGGGATCAGGAACTTGATGAATAA